The Muribaculum intestinale genome includes the window TGATGAGGAGATTCGTTCACTTACTCAGGGCGATGTGCATTCGCTTGGCAAACAGCGTGTCAACGTTACTCTGCGCAACATCGATCCGTTCTTCGAGGCATTCTCTATCAAGGAGGGCGACAAAATGTTCCGTCCCGTAGAAGAGCGCGTGGTTATCTGGTAATACGCTCAATGATATCATACTAAAGCATAAATGCCGTGGCGAATCCCGCCACGGCATTTATGCTTTAGTATGATATCAGTCACTTACTGACAGGGTATCTTGGCTATGCGCTTCTCATGGCGTCCGCCGTCGAATGGAGTTGCCAGAAACTCATCTACAATGGCCAGAGCCAGAGTAGGCTCAATAAAGCGGGCCGGCATTACCAGAATGTTGGCATCGTTGTGGGCACGGGCCAGTCGGGCCAGTTCCACCTCCCAGCATAGAGCCGAACGTATACCCTGGTGCTTGTTGAGGGTCATGTTTATGCCGTTGCCGCTTCCGCATATACCAATAGCCGGATAGCATCGTCCTTCTTCTACTGCTTTCGCACACGGGTGTGCGTAGTCGGCATAGTCGCAACTTTCGGCAGAGAATGTGCCGAAGTCCTCGTATTCGATACCTTGGGATGTGAGGTATCCCTCTACAATGCTTTTCAGTTCGTAGCCTGCATGGTCGCTACATAGGGCAACTTTCTTGCCCGGTTGGAGTATGGACATTTTGGAATATGTATTATGTGGAGTTATCAGAATTTCTGCATATCGACCAGATGGCGGTATGCTCCGCCCTCGATAGTCATAAGCTCGTCATGAGTGCCTGATTCCACTATACGGCCCTCATTCATCACGCATATAAGGTCGGCATTTTTGATTGTCGACAGTCGATGAGCGATTACGAGTGTGGTGCGGTCCTTCATCAGTCGCTCCAGTGCTTCCTGTACCGACTTCTCGCTCTGACTGTCGAGCGCAGATGTGGCCTCGTCGAGAATGAGCACAGGCGGATTCTTGAGCACTGCACGGGCTATAGAGAGCCTCTGGCGCTGTCCACCCGACAGGCGGCATCCGCGGTCGCCGATGCATGTGTCATAGCCCTGTTCAGTCTCCATGATGAATTCATGTGCGTTGGCTATGCGTGCGGCCTGCTCTACCTGGTCGCGTGTGGCCTCTTTCACGCCGAATGTTATATTGTTGTATATTGTGTCGTTGAACAGGATTGCCTCCTGGTTTACATTGCCCATAAGCGAGCGAAGGTCGTGTACACGCAAGTCGCGGATATCGGTGCCGTCGATGGTTATTGACCCTTTGTCTACATCGTAGAATCGGGGCAGGAGGTCGGCCATCGTGGATTTTCCTGAGCCGCTCTGCCCTACGAGAGCCACAGTTGCTCCCGCCGGGATGTGGAGTGATACATCCTGTATCACAGGCATATCTTTCGTGTAGCTGAACGATATGTTGTTGTAGCGGATATCTCCCTTGAAGTTGGCGAGTTTCTTAGGATGGGCCGGGTCGTGAATAGGATTGCGGGCCTCGATTATCGCGTCGACACGTGTCATGGCCGCAAGGCCTTTCTGTATGGCATATACGCTCTTCGACAGTTCTTTGGCCGGGTTGATGATACTGTAGAAGATAATCATGTAGTATATGAAGTCGGGTGCTTCCATCGATGAGCGATGGTCAATGATAAGTGTGCCACCGAACCACAGCACAATTGCTATTGTGATAGTGCCGAGAAATTCACTCATGGGGTGGGCGAGTGACTGGCGGCGCGCTATGCGGTTGCTGATTTTATAGAACACCTGATTGCCGGCATGAAAACGGGCCTTGACCTTGTCTTCGGCGTTGAATGCCTTTATGATGCGTAGGCCGCCGAGAGTCTCCTCGATGTTCGACATAAGCAGGCCCCACTGGTTCTGGGCTTCGAGCGACTGTCGCTTAAGGCGTTTGCCCACACGCCCCATCACAAGGCCGGCCATAGGGATGAGCACGAGCACAAACAGGGTGAGCTGCCACGACATGATAATCATCATCGTGAGGCACGCGATAATCATCACCGGATTTTTGAAGAACATGTCGAGCGACGACATGATTGAGTTCTCAATCTCGGCCACGTCGCCTGTCATACGCGCCATCACATCGCCTTTGCGGGCATCGGTAAAGTAGGATATAGGCAGTCGTACAATCTTGTCGTACATATAGTTGCGGATATCCCTCACTATGCCCGAACGCATCGGTATTATGAAATACGAGGATAGGAATGTTGCTCCGGTCTTTAGTCCGGTCATCACTACCAGCAGGGCGGCCAGGGCGGCCAAAGTGATTGATGGACCGTAGGTAGTTATCATCTCCTGGGTGTAGTAGTAGAAGTTGTTGAAGAATACTTCCTTGAAACTACCGTTTTCCCATGCGATATGCGTATAGTTCATCTGGTCTATCCCGAACAGCATACGCAGTATAGGTATCACCACCGCAAATGAGAACAGTGTGAGGAAAGCCGCGAGGATGTTAAAGATGATATTGAGTGCCAGATACTTCTTGTAGGGAGGTACAAAGCGTCGTATGATAATGAGCAATTCTTTCATGCGGCAAAGTTACTATTTATTTGGTATTTATTTAGCTGTCGGATGCAGCGAAGTCTACAATAAGTATTAATTTTGTGGAAAATAATCTTTGTAGCCGGCCTGAGGAGTGTGGTTTGACCTACACAATAGGGTGGCAATAATTAATCCGTAGTGTGAAACGTTATCAAGGTCTCAAAGCTATGCGCATAACGGTGTCGGTGGCTGTAGCCGCTGTCATCACCTTGTTATGGATTGAATATAGCGACCTTGTGCTTGGAGCGATGGGATGGATTGAGCATACACAGATTATCCCTGCCGGTATGGCCTTGTCGGGTGTCACGATATTGTTCTGGCTTGTGATGACCGCTCTGTTTGGCAGGATATACTGCTCGATGTTCTGTCCGCTCGGTGTCGTGCAGGATGTGGCGGCCAGACTTGGGCGCATGAGCCGCAAGGGATCGCGTCGCGACTACCATTATTCTCCGCCTATGACACGTCTGCGTTACTGCTCGCTTGCCGTGGTGGCTGTGTGCTTGTTTACCGGGCTTCTTATAATCCCCGCCATATTGGATCCTTACAGCATGTATTCGGCATTTGTGCTGAATGTGTTGAAACCAGTATGGGGATGGGTTAACAATGCAGTGGCTGCGTTTGGCGTATATACAGGATGGTGGACAGTGACTTATGTGTCGGTAATCACCGCATCGCTGTTCGGCATCGCTCTGTCGGTGGTATCTTTGGCAGGAGTTGCCGTATCAGCTTGGATATCCGGCCGTCCGTTCTGCAATACCATTTGTCCGGTAGGCACTGTATTAGGCGTGGTCTCTGCCCGCTCTCTATGGCATATCGATATAGACACCGACCTG containing:
- a CDS encoding RpiB/LacA/LacB family sugar-phosphate isomerase gives rise to the protein MSILQPGKKVALCSDHAGYELKSIVEGYLTSQGIEYEDFGTFSAESCDYADYAHPCAKAVEEGRCYPAIGICGSGNGINMTLNKHQGIRSALCWEVELARLARAHNDANILVMPARFIEPTLALAIVDEFLATPFDGGRHEKRIAKIPCQ
- a CDS encoding ABC transporter ATP-binding protein, giving the protein MKELLIIIRRFVPPYKKYLALNIIFNILAAFLTLFSFAVVIPILRMLFGIDQMNYTHIAWENGSFKEVFFNNFYYYTQEMITTYGPSITLAALAALLVVMTGLKTGATFLSSYFIIPMRSGIVRDIRNYMYDKIVRLPISYFTDARKGDVMARMTGDVAEIENSIMSSLDMFFKNPVMIIACLTMMIIMSWQLTLFVLVLIPMAGLVMGRVGKRLKRQSLEAQNQWGLLMSNIEETLGGLRIIKAFNAEDKVKARFHAGNQVFYKISNRIARRQSLAHPMSEFLGTITIAIVLWFGGTLIIDHRSSMEAPDFIYYMIIFYSIINPAKELSKSVYAIQKGLAAMTRVDAIIEARNPIHDPAHPKKLANFKGDIRYNNISFSYTKDMPVIQDVSLHIPAGATVALVGQSGSGKSTMADLLPRFYDVDKGSITIDGTDIRDLRVHDLRSLMGNVNQEAILFNDTIYNNITFGVKEATRDQVEQAARIANAHEFIMETEQGYDTCIGDRGCRLSGGQRQRLSIARAVLKNPPVLILDEATSALDSQSEKSVQEALERLMKDRTTLVIAHRLSTIKNADLICVMNEGRIVESGTHDELMTIEGGAYRHLVDMQKF
- a CDS encoding 4Fe-4S binding protein — translated: MKRYQGLKAMRITVSVAVAAVITLLWIEYSDLVLGAMGWIEHTQIIPAGMALSGVTILFWLVMTALFGRIYCSMFCPLGVVQDVAARLGRMSRKGSRRDYHYSPPMTRLRYCSLAVVAVCLFTGLLIIPAILDPYSMYSAFVLNVLKPVWGWVNNAVAAFGVYTGWWTVTYVSVITASLFGIALSVVSLAGVAVSAWISGRPFCNTICPVGTVLGVVSARSLWHIDIDTDLCTNCRKCEHACKAHCIDLTDHVVDGSRCVGCFDCLTVCPDDAIFYRPDRKQLSLPMMQSLDSPEIGRASACSGTSASASMNTDTKGMKNALNTISDETISRTS